Proteins encoded within one genomic window of Hermetia illucens chromosome 2, iHerIll2.2.curated.20191125, whole genome shotgun sequence:
- the LOC119649616 gene encoding uncharacterized protein LOC119649616, whose product MLRFVILIVLFANAFAASESDVKPLGPSGLPNPVGVNFVNSDVSELRTLNGGLYAGQYLGRIYSFVGSPYGHEHSTSGQSQVYTGYSAPVKYVGIGIPNVWEYINYYKRPSSDSSHSYDKYE is encoded by the exons atgttgaGATTT GTCATTTTGATCGTTCTTTTTGCGAATGCTTTCGCAGCTTCCGAGAGTGATGTGAAGCCTCTGGGACCAAGTGGTCTGCCCAATCCCGTTGGAGTGAATTTTGTGAATAGTGACGTATCTGAATTGAGAACGTTAAATGGAGGTCTGTATGCTGGACAATATTTGGGCCGTATTTACTCGTTCGTGGGTTCCCCGTACGGACATGAACATTCAACTTCGGGCCAGTCTCAGGTGTATACGGGATACTCAGCTCCTGTGAAATACGTCGGAATTGGAATCCCGAATGTTTGGGAATATATCAACTATTACAAAAGACCTTCGTCAGATAGCAGTCATAGTTATGATAAATACGAATAG
- the LOC119649215 gene encoding uncharacterized protein LOC119649215: MFKLVVLSVFIAVAAAGIAPIAYTSSAIIHEPAIAKVGDIVESIPSAVSHQSSTVVHGKANLITPVVAPAVRTYAAPLIKSYGLAAPAYTAYVGPYY; this comes from the exons ATGTTCAAGTTG gtgGTGTTGTCCGTTTTCATTGCAGTTGCCGCTGCCGGAATCGCTCCAATTGCCTACACTTCGTCCGCTATCATCCATGAACCAGCGATAGCTAAAGTTGGGGATATTGTCGAGAGCATTCCTAGTGCAGTTTCGCACCAAAGTTCAACCGTTGTGCATGGCAAGGCAAATCTGATTACTCCAGTTGTTGCACCAGCTGTTCGTACCTATGCTGCACCACTGATCAAATCCTATGGTTTGGCTGCCCCCGCTTACACCGCATATGTAGGGCCATACTACTAA